The following are encoded in a window of Nakamurella sp. A5-74 genomic DNA:
- a CDS encoding MBL fold metallo-hydrolase: MSYSIWMLEYSHCKEHPVGCIFYGVWDGTTRMFAYSYAYIEGNGHKILVDVGHDNRGSNQAYNDANAIVDFQAPDVVLAKLGVTPEEIDTVILTHAHYDHAGAARWFPNATFLLQRVELESSRWALDNAHLYASIIGALDPEDVTMLEELAASGRLQLLDGPVENLFPGLHIRTALDTHTMGGQYVVVESGGDNWVVTGDALYSYENAEGINGSGVPVNIGFGGGSGWRGLQIIDEMTRTAGDTNRLVIVHEYDTFRRHPSRRYDDELHVAELVLAPGEQSRIDEPARTTAKSPARTASGTVAHKEH; this comes from the coding sequence ATGTCCTATTCCATCTGGATGCTGGAGTACTCGCACTGCAAGGAGCATCCCGTCGGATGCATCTTCTACGGCGTCTGGGACGGCACCACCCGGATGTTCGCGTACTCCTACGCCTACATCGAGGGCAACGGGCACAAGATCCTCGTCGATGTCGGCCACGACAACCGGGGATCGAACCAGGCCTACAACGACGCCAACGCGATCGTCGACTTCCAGGCCCCCGATGTCGTGCTGGCCAAGCTCGGGGTGACCCCGGAGGAGATCGACACGGTCATCCTCACCCACGCCCACTACGACCACGCCGGCGCGGCCCGCTGGTTCCCCAACGCCACCTTCCTGCTGCAACGCGTGGAGCTGGAATCCTCCCGCTGGGCGCTCGACAACGCCCACCTGTACGCGTCCATCATCGGCGCCCTCGATCCCGAGGACGTCACCATGCTGGAGGAGCTGGCCGCCTCCGGGCGGCTCCAGTTGCTCGACGGACCCGTCGAGAACCTGTTCCCCGGACTGCACATCCGGACTGCACTGGACACCCACACCATGGGCGGTCAGTACGTGGTGGTGGAGTCCGGCGGTGACAACTGGGTGGTCACCGGCGACGCGCTCTACTCCTACGAGAACGCCGAGGGCATCAACGGGTCCGGAGTACCGGTGAACATCGGCTTCGGTGGCGGCAGTGGCTGGCGTGGACTGCAGATCATCGACGAGATGACCCGCACCGCAGGCGATACGAACCGCCTCGTCATCGTGCACGAGTACGACACCTTCCGCCGTCATCCGTCCCGCAGGTACGACGACGAGCTGCACGTCGCCGAGCTGGTCCTGGCCCCGGGTGAGCAGTCCAGGATCGACGAGCCCGCCCGCACCACCGCGAAATCCCCCGCCCGCACCGCCTCGGGCACCGTCGCCCAC
- a CDS encoding Fic family protein has translation MTTPDDAWRPVSYEERHWEPASDVRDSASAHVTASGPYRASVPPLISAAEVRLDPLVAALATEATAELIRFDTEHGRADASIRPLLLRMECTASSAIERVTASARSVMLAEIDETQEPHARQIVSHVRADELALAAAGSFDEDLIVQVQRTLMATSRPDRRGRWRDQQVWLGGGSMGPQRAPFVPPHQSRVAELMADLVAFVQRADLPALAQIAIAHAQYETVHPFLEVNGRTGRALMQAMLRRADVTRTLTAPMSAGLLLDTAAYFDALRHYRAGRISPIVEVFAGAAQTAVASSRVLIDDLADIHRRWESRVTARQGSAARRLVPLLERQPVINSRFAVQHLRVTAPNAQLAIDRLVTDGVLAQIGSTRRNRTWAAVEVLDALDAFSERSRRER, from the coding sequence ATGACGACGCCCGACGACGCCTGGCGACCGGTGTCCTACGAGGAGCGTCACTGGGAACCGGCCAGTGACGTCCGGGACTCCGCGAGCGCCCACGTCACGGCATCGGGTCCGTACCGGGCGTCCGTCCCTCCCCTGATCAGCGCTGCCGAGGTGCGGCTGGACCCGCTCGTCGCTGCCCTGGCCACCGAGGCGACGGCGGAGCTCATCCGGTTCGACACCGAACACGGTCGGGCGGACGCCTCGATCCGGCCGCTGTTGCTGCGGATGGAGTGCACCGCCAGTTCGGCGATCGAGCGGGTCACCGCATCGGCCCGCTCGGTGATGCTCGCCGAGATCGACGAGACCCAGGAGCCGCACGCCCGCCAGATCGTCAGCCACGTCCGGGCCGACGAGCTCGCGCTGGCCGCAGCCGGCAGCTTCGACGAGGACCTGATCGTGCAGGTGCAACGCACGCTGATGGCCACGTCGCGCCCGGACCGCCGCGGTCGGTGGCGCGACCAGCAGGTGTGGCTCGGCGGCGGCTCGATGGGACCCCAGCGGGCGCCCTTCGTACCACCGCACCAGTCCCGGGTGGCGGAACTGATGGCCGATCTGGTCGCCTTCGTGCAGCGTGCGGACCTGCCGGCGCTGGCCCAGATCGCCATCGCCCACGCGCAGTACGAGACGGTGCACCCGTTCCTGGAGGTCAACGGCCGCACCGGCCGCGCACTCATGCAGGCGATGCTGCGTCGGGCCGACGTGACCAGGACGCTGACCGCACCGATGTCGGCCGGGCTCCTGCTCGACACTGCGGCCTATTTCGACGCCCTGCGGCACTACCGGGCGGGCCGCATCTCCCCGATCGTTGAGGTGTTCGCCGGCGCCGCCCAGACCGCCGTCGCCTCGAGCCGGGTGCTGATCGACGACCTGGCCGACATCCATCGCCGATGGGAGTCACGGGTGACGGCCAGGCAGGGATCAGCAGCGCGCCGGTTGGTACCGCTGTTGGAACGTCAGCCGGTGATCAACTCTCGGTTCGCCGTCCAGCATCTCCGCGTGACCGCACCCAACGCCCAGTTGGCGATCGACCGGTTGGTCACTGACGGGGTGCTGGCCCAGATCGGTAGCACCCGCCGCAACCGGACCTGGGCGGCGGTCGAAGTCCTGGACGCTCTGGACGCATTCAGTGAACGGTCCCGCCGGGAGCGCTGA
- a CDS encoding lysophospholipid acyltransferase family protein, protein MSETASVEPRTGLGRVWHRFKVWLGFGVFWLASVLPHRVHFSRSASIPRSGPALLVPNHLAVTETTAIARMVIGHRRFPHFLIVGHLFKVPLLGHLGRAMKQIPVDRGSTNAAAALEAAAAELRRGHLVVIYPEGRISRAADQRPGPARSGAARLALTMPEIPVIPIGQWGAKPGWRNVVRRRRVDILVGEPVDLSRWAGRSDHQASVEATAAVMSAITALVEQVRGKPFAPDTDVTPAH, encoded by the coding sequence ATGTCCGAGACCGCGTCCGTGGAGCCACGCACGGGGCTGGGCCGCGTCTGGCACCGGTTCAAGGTCTGGCTCGGGTTCGGGGTGTTCTGGTTGGCCTCGGTGCTGCCGCACCGGGTGCACTTCAGCCGCTCGGCGTCGATCCCCCGCTCCGGGCCGGCACTTCTGGTGCCCAACCACCTCGCCGTCACCGAGACGACCGCGATCGCCCGGATGGTGATCGGGCACCGCCGGTTCCCGCACTTCCTGATCGTGGGCCACCTTTTCAAGGTGCCGCTGCTCGGTCATCTCGGCCGCGCGATGAAGCAGATCCCCGTCGACCGGGGATCGACGAACGCGGCGGCGGCCCTGGAGGCCGCGGCCGCCGAGCTGCGCCGCGGTCACCTGGTGGTGATCTACCCGGAGGGTCGGATCTCCCGCGCAGCCGACCAGCGACCGGGTCCGGCCCGCAGTGGCGCGGCCAGGCTGGCACTCACCATGCCCGAAATTCCCGTCATCCCGATCGGCCAGTGGGGTGCGAAGCCCGGTTGGCGCAACGTGGTTCGTCGCCGCCGCGTCGACATCCTCGTCGGGGAGCCGGTGGACCTGTCGCGGTGGGCAGGACGGAGCGACCACCAGGCGTCGGTCGAAGCGACGGCCGCGGTCATGAGCGCCATCACCGCACTGGTGGAGCAGGTGCGCGGGAAGCCGTTCGCCCCCGACACGGACGTCACGCCCGCTCATTAG
- a CDS encoding S-(hydroxymethyl)mycothiol dehydrogenase, protein MPRTSTAVIARTKGAPVEVVTINVPDAGPGEAVVKVQACGVCHTDLHYREGGIGDDYPYLLGHEAAGIVEEVGEGVTEVAPGDYVILNWRAVCGECRACRRGKPWYCFDTHNAQQKMTLQDGTELSPALGIGAFSDYTLVAAGQCTKVDPAAKPEVAGLLGCGVMAGLGAAINTAGVGRGDSIAVIGCGGVGAAAIAGAALAGASKIIAVDIDPRKLETAKSLGATHTVNSKDTDPVEAIQALTDGNGADVVIDAVGRPETWKQAFYARDLAGTVVLVGVPTPDMKVPEIPLLDIFGRGGSLKSSWYGDCLPSRDFPMLIDLYLQGRLPLEAFVTETVGINDVEAAFDKMHHGDVLRSVVML, encoded by the coding sequence ATGCCCCGTACCAGCACCGCGGTGATCGCCCGGACCAAGGGCGCGCCCGTCGAGGTCGTGACGATCAACGTCCCGGATGCCGGGCCCGGGGAGGCCGTGGTGAAGGTGCAGGCCTGCGGGGTCTGCCACACCGATCTGCACTACCGCGAGGGTGGTATCGGCGACGACTACCCGTATCTGCTGGGCCACGAGGCCGCGGGCATCGTCGAGGAGGTCGGCGAGGGTGTCACCGAGGTCGCTCCCGGCGACTACGTGATCCTCAACTGGCGTGCGGTCTGCGGCGAATGCCGGGCCTGTCGCAGAGGCAAGCCCTGGTACTGCTTCGACACCCACAACGCCCAGCAGAAGATGACCCTGCAGGACGGCACCGAACTGTCTCCTGCGCTGGGCATCGGCGCCTTCAGCGACTACACGCTGGTCGCCGCCGGCCAGTGCACGAAGGTCGACCCGGCTGCGAAGCCCGAGGTCGCCGGCCTGCTCGGCTGCGGCGTGATGGCCGGACTCGGTGCCGCCATCAACACCGCCGGGGTGGGACGCGGCGACTCGATCGCCGTGATCGGCTGCGGCGGCGTCGGTGCTGCCGCCATCGCCGGCGCCGCTCTGGCGGGAGCCTCGAAGATCATCGCCGTCGACATCGACCCGCGGAAGCTCGAGACCGCGAAATCGCTGGGGGCGACGCACACCGTCAACAGCAAGGACACCGATCCGGTCGAGGCCATCCAGGCGCTCACCGACGGCAACGGCGCGGACGTGGTGATCGACGCCGTCGGTCGGCCGGAGACCTGGAAGCAGGCGTTCTACGCCCGAGATCTGGCCGGAACCGTGGTGCTGGTGGGTGTTCCGACGCCCGACATGAAGGTGCCTGAGATCCCGCTGCTCGACATCTTCGGCCGCGGCGGTTCGCTCAAGTCGTCCTGGTACGGCGACTGCCTGCCGTCCCGCGACTTCCCGATGCTGATCGACCTGTACCTGCAGGGCAGGTTGCCGCTGGAGGCGTTCGTCACCGAGACCGTCGGCATCAACGACGTCGAGGCCGCATTCGACAAGATGCACCACGGCGACGTGCTGCGCAGTGTCGTGATGCTCTGA
- a CDS encoding MBL fold metallo-hydrolase: MMARIDHTVTSGTFSLDGQTFDVDNNVWVVGDDAECIVIDAPHSVQDILAVVGDRKVTAIVCTHAHDDHVRVAPALAEVTGAPILLHAADSPVWELTHPDVTPNGALTDGQQLEVGGTTLTVLHTPGHAPGAVCLYAPELGVLFSGDTLFQGGPGATGRSFSDEDQIKESIRRVLFALPDDTVVHTGHGDSTTIGTEAEALGR; the protein is encoded by the coding sequence CTGATGGCACGCATCGACCACACCGTCACCTCCGGCACGTTCTCGCTGGATGGTCAGACCTTCGATGTCGACAACAACGTCTGGGTGGTGGGCGACGACGCGGAGTGCATCGTGATCGACGCCCCGCACTCGGTGCAGGACATCCTCGCCGTGGTCGGAGATCGGAAGGTCACCGCGATCGTCTGCACCCACGCCCACGACGACCATGTGCGGGTCGCCCCCGCTCTGGCGGAGGTGACCGGCGCCCCGATCCTGCTGCACGCGGCCGATTCCCCGGTCTGGGAGCTCACGCACCCGGACGTCACCCCGAACGGTGCGCTCACGGACGGTCAGCAGCTCGAGGTGGGCGGGACGACGCTGACCGTCCTGCACACCCCTGGTCACGCTCCCGGCGCGGTGTGTCTGTACGCGCCGGAGCTCGGGGTCCTGTTCAGCGGCGACACCCTCTTCCAGGGCGGGCCCGGCGCCACCGGCCGGTCGTTCTCGGACGAGGACCAGATCAAGGAGTCGATCCGCCGGGTGCTGTTCGCCCTGCCGGACGACACCGTGGTGCACACCGGGCACGGCGACTCGACCACCATCGGCACGGAGGCCGAGGCACTCGGTCGCTGA
- a CDS encoding peptidoglycan-binding domain-containing protein, whose translation MTQPQINDSRAGSGRPPKTNRRPGAPHPRVAPDRRVEDDVADDRPDGMPGQHGPPDRFSDNEITLPNIFGGVPRSDEDPDRIVENLRANAHGTVPTPPTPPTRALPPSAVRPAASGQGWGAGPVPGPYGTPGPHVSGQPGRPQYVGVAPVPPAPDADGGRRRRSLWGVLGVVAATVAVVMTAIFIAPQWSGSPAPAPGPSVTTAPTVSTPSITAATTATDAPPTGRSPSTTKPSPAASTTPGAASTRVVTRTVTASGAGPAPTSGPSRPTAAPATPKPTPTKPAATTPTTTGPTTTPTKTRPTTTKPTPTTKPKPTTPAVDNSLGAPRQDIACSSGYLVQLASELTPEAFRARVAALRAQGMVPSDAKAADSRTSCRIFANQRNTFVLYAGTYAGKYDGCGARIGGPADSFIKGANPSTSGEFVSCVCGVGPGSLPRLAGGTDQRGWTGELQRFLAGRLNISVGELGADQWGVYNAGTQAAVERFQQENRLPQTGSVDERTWRSLEKAGC comes from the coding sequence GTGACGCAACCGCAGATCAACGACAGCAGGGCCGGATCGGGACGGCCACCGAAGACCAACAGGCGACCAGGCGCACCGCATCCGCGGGTGGCACCGGATCGCCGGGTGGAGGATGACGTGGCCGACGATCGACCCGACGGGATGCCGGGCCAGCACGGCCCCCCCGACCGCTTCTCAGACAACGAGATCACCCTGCCGAACATCTTCGGCGGCGTTCCCCGGTCAGACGAGGATCCTGACCGCATCGTCGAGAACCTGCGGGCCAACGCCCACGGCACGGTGCCGACCCCACCGACTCCGCCGACCCGGGCGCTTCCGCCGTCCGCTGTTCGCCCCGCCGCATCGGGGCAGGGCTGGGGTGCCGGTCCGGTTCCAGGACCGTACGGAACACCCGGTCCCCACGTCTCCGGACAACCCGGGCGTCCGCAGTACGTCGGCGTTGCGCCCGTTCCGCCGGCACCCGATGCCGACGGCGGCCGGCGGCGGCGCTCCCTGTGGGGAGTGCTGGGTGTCGTCGCGGCCACCGTCGCTGTCGTGATGACGGCGATCTTCATCGCGCCGCAGTGGAGCGGCTCCCCTGCACCTGCTCCCGGGCCGTCGGTCACGACGGCGCCGACTGTGTCGACGCCCAGCATCACCGCAGCCACGACGGCCACCGACGCCCCGCCAACGGGCCGGAGCCCGTCGACCACGAAGCCGTCCCCTGCTGCTTCGACGACCCCCGGTGCGGCGTCCACCAGGGTGGTCACCCGGACCGTGACCGCCAGTGGCGCTGGACCAGCCCCGACGTCGGGTCCGTCCCGGCCGACGGCGGCGCCCGCGACGCCCAAGCCCACCCCGACGAAGCCGGCCGCCACCACACCGACCACGACCGGACCGACAACCACACCGACCAAGACCAGACCGACAACGACGAAGCCCACCCCCACCACGAAGCCGAAGCCCACGACGCCGGCGGTCGACAACTCGTTGGGAGCCCCGCGCCAGGACATCGCCTGCTCGAGCGGGTACCTCGTCCAGCTCGCGTCCGAACTGACTCCCGAGGCGTTCCGTGCCAGGGTTGCGGCGCTCCGCGCACAGGGGATGGTGCCGAGTGATGCGAAGGCCGCCGACTCACGCACCTCGTGTCGGATCTTCGCCAACCAGCGCAACACCTTTGTGCTGTACGCCGGCACCTATGCGGGCAAGTACGACGGGTGCGGCGCGCGGATCGGTGGACCGGCCGACTCGTTCATCAAGGGCGCCAACCCGTCCACCTCGGGGGAGTTCGTCAGCTGCGTGTGTGGCGTCGGTCCGGGTAGCCTCCCGCGGCTGGCCGGCGGGACCGATCAGCGCGGCTGGACGGGCGAGCTGCAGCGCTTCCTGGCCGGCAGGTTGAACATCTCCGTCGGCGAGCTCGGGGCCGATCAGTGGGGTGTGTACAACGCCGGTACCCAGGCTGCGGTGGAACGCTTCCAGCAGGAGAACCGGTTGCCGCAGACGGGTTCCGTCGACGAGCGGACCTGGCGGAGCCTCGAGAAGGCCGGCTGCTAG
- a CDS encoding carbon monoxide dehydrogenase subunit G, whose translation MKVSGSSVLHAPPAQVWAAVNDPAVLAGVIPGCDVFSEIGDGHFGMTVSLGVAAIKGSYSGEVKLYDKVESVSLTMRATGAGAPGTIDTTVAVRLTDVGDGTTKLDYDADAIVGGMVGGVGQRVLASVAKKTAGLFFAAIDDVLTGRKEPGKPAIAAPSGAVETGTTPPAVTGRPVPAAAAVNPLMAAAFGAISVLIGVLVGARIGSRRP comes from the coding sequence ATGAAGGTCAGCGGTTCGTCCGTCCTGCACGCCCCGCCCGCCCAGGTGTGGGCGGCGGTCAACGATCCGGCCGTGCTGGCCGGCGTCATCCCCGGCTGCGACGTGTTCTCCGAGATCGGTGACGGCCACTTCGGGATGACGGTGAGCCTCGGGGTGGCCGCCATCAAGGGCAGCTACTCGGGTGAGGTGAAGCTGTACGACAAGGTCGAGTCGGTGTCTCTGACGATGCGCGCCACCGGCGCCGGAGCTCCCGGCACCATCGACACCACCGTTGCGGTGCGGCTCACCGACGTCGGCGACGGCACCACGAAGCTCGACTACGACGCCGACGCCATCGTCGGTGGAATGGTCGGCGGCGTCGGACAACGTGTCCTGGCGTCGGTCGCGAAGAAGACGGCCGGCCTGTTCTTCGCCGCCATCGACGACGTGCTCACCGGCCGGAAGGAGCCGGGCAAGCCGGCGATCGCTGCCCCGTCCGGAGCTGTTGAGACCGGCACCACCCCGCCCGCGGTGACCGGACGCCCGGTCCCTGCGGCCGCGGCGGTCAACCCGTTGATGGCCGCTGCGTTCGGGGCGATCAGCGTGCTGATCGGCGTCCTGGTGGGCGCCAGGATCGGGTCCCGCCGGCCCTGA
- the cutA gene encoding aerobic carbon-monoxide dehydrogenase large subunit, with protein MATRYFGAPVKRTEDLRLVTGRGRYTDDIGAGSAEGLLTLEAAFLRSPHAHARIVDIDVSDAIEIDGVIAIYTYEDLEGAAAEPLPVLIPHPALHAPRTNHPLAKDVVRHVGEAIVMVVATDRYITEDAVAAIGVSYEFLPPVIGLTAARAAHHLVHPDVPDNVSAHLVQESGDARAAIAAAPHVLEYTLEIERSCSMPLEGKAVRARYDVDDQSLRVYSSTQTSTSVRAAIAAKLGMQLGKVEVIAPDVGGGFGVKIMHPWPEEIMVPFAARQLQRPVKWTEDRREHFISSSHERAQQHEVRVGFDDAGRVLGLDVTFWHDNGAFTPYGIICPIVTSTQLLGPYKPGAYRVEFSSVYTNTVIVTPYRGAGRPQGVFVMERTMDRIAETLGMDRTAVRSANFIQPDEFPYDHGLIFQDGRPLIYDSGNYPDQLTMLKEMIGWDSFDALQAAAAVDGRRLGIGIGCYVEGTGPGPYEGAHIQVQTDGTVDVAIGLTSQGQGHQTVFAQIVADELGVPFEKIRVVTGDTRRFGHAVGTFASRAAVMSGSAVALAARKTRAKALEVAADTLECSADDLQIEDGVVSMKGNPSVSIPLGQVAVLSNPLRYAFDEAAKAATQFARPTDPSVPPVPAGREPGLEGKDYYSPPRSTFASGMHAAIVEIDDETSEIRIEKYCVVHDCGNLINPMIVEGQVHGGVAQGIGGALYEIMAYDEHGQLQNASFMDFLMPYVTEIPQLELGHQQTPSPLNPLGIKGAGEAGVIPVAAVIASAVENALGMRISAMPLNPSLLHGLRAAAAATAVES; from the coding sequence ATGGCCACCCGCTACTTCGGCGCGCCGGTCAAGCGGACCGAGGACCTGCGGTTGGTCACCGGCCGCGGTCGGTACACCGACGACATCGGGGCCGGTTCGGCGGAGGGGCTGCTGACCCTCGAGGCGGCGTTCCTGCGCTCACCGCACGCGCACGCCCGGATCGTGGATATCGACGTCAGCGACGCGATCGAGATCGACGGCGTCATCGCCATCTACACCTACGAAGACCTGGAAGGTGCTGCGGCAGAGCCTCTTCCGGTGCTCATCCCGCACCCCGCGCTGCACGCGCCGCGGACCAACCACCCCCTCGCCAAGGACGTCGTCCGGCACGTGGGTGAGGCGATCGTGATGGTGGTCGCCACCGATCGGTACATCACCGAGGATGCGGTCGCGGCGATCGGGGTCAGCTACGAATTCCTACCGCCGGTGATCGGGCTGACTGCCGCGCGCGCAGCGCACCACTTGGTGCATCCGGATGTCCCGGACAATGTGTCCGCCCACCTCGTGCAGGAATCGGGTGATGCCCGAGCTGCCATCGCGGCCGCCCCGCACGTGTTGGAGTACACGCTCGAGATCGAGCGTTCGTGCTCGATGCCGTTGGAGGGCAAAGCTGTTCGGGCGCGGTACGACGTCGACGACCAATCGCTGCGGGTGTATTCCTCCACCCAGACCTCGACCAGTGTGCGGGCGGCGATCGCCGCGAAGTTGGGCATGCAGCTGGGCAAGGTCGAGGTGATCGCACCCGACGTGGGTGGCGGTTTCGGGGTCAAGATCATGCATCCGTGGCCCGAGGAGATCATGGTGCCGTTCGCTGCCCGGCAGCTGCAGCGGCCCGTCAAGTGGACGGAGGATCGCCGCGAGCACTTCATCTCCTCCTCGCACGAGCGCGCTCAGCAACACGAGGTCCGGGTCGGATTCGATGACGCCGGAAGGGTTCTGGGACTCGACGTCACCTTCTGGCACGACAACGGCGCGTTCACCCCGTACGGCATCATCTGCCCGATCGTCACGTCCACCCAGTTGCTCGGGCCGTACAAACCTGGCGCCTACCGGGTCGAGTTCTCCTCCGTCTACACCAACACGGTGATCGTCACCCCGTACCGCGGCGCCGGCCGGCCGCAGGGTGTGTTCGTGATGGAACGGACGATGGACCGGATCGCCGAGACGCTGGGGATGGACCGCACCGCAGTGCGTTCGGCGAACTTCATCCAGCCGGACGAGTTCCCCTACGACCACGGGCTGATCTTCCAGGACGGGCGCCCGCTGATCTACGACTCGGGCAACTATCCGGACCAGCTGACGATGCTCAAGGAGATGATCGGTTGGGACTCCTTCGACGCCCTGCAGGCAGCGGCGGCAGTCGACGGCCGGCGGTTGGGCATCGGAATCGGTTGCTACGTAGAAGGAACCGGACCGGGGCCGTACGAGGGCGCGCACATCCAGGTGCAGACGGACGGCACGGTCGATGTGGCGATCGGGCTCACCAGTCAGGGGCAGGGGCATCAGACGGTGTTCGCCCAGATCGTCGCTGACGAGCTGGGGGTGCCGTTCGAGAAGATCAGGGTGGTCACCGGCGACACTCGCCGTTTCGGCCACGCCGTCGGCACGTTCGCCTCGCGGGCTGCCGTGATGTCCGGGTCCGCTGTGGCGCTCGCCGCCCGCAAGACCCGTGCCAAGGCACTGGAGGTTGCGGCAGACACCTTGGAGTGCAGTGCGGACGACCTCCAGATCGAGGACGGGGTCGTGTCGATGAAGGGCAACCCGAGCGTGTCGATCCCGCTCGGGCAGGTCGCGGTGCTGTCGAACCCGCTGCGGTACGCCTTCGACGAGGCCGCGAAGGCCGCGACCCAGTTCGCTCGACCGACCGATCCGTCGGTGCCGCCGGTCCCCGCGGGCCGCGAACCGGGTCTGGAGGGCAAGGACTACTACTCCCCGCCGCGGTCGACCTTCGCCTCCGGTATGCATGCCGCGATCGTCGAGATCGACGACGAGACCAGCGAGATCAGGATCGAGAAGTACTGCGTGGTGCACGACTGCGGCAACCTGATCAACCCGATGATCGTCGAGGGTCAGGTGCACGGTGGCGTTGCCCAGGGCATCGGCGGCGCGCTGTACGAGATCATGGCGTACGACGAGCACGGCCAGCTGCAGAACGCTTCGTTCATGGACTTCCTGATGCCCTACGTGACCGAGATCCCGCAACTCGAACTCGGTCACCAGCAGACGCCGTCCCCGCTGAACCCGTTGGGGATCAAGGGGGCCGGGGAGGCCGGCGTCATCCCGGTCGCCGCGGTGATCGCCTCCGCCGTCGAGAACGCCCTTGGTATGCGGATCTCGGCCATGCCGCTCAATCCCTCACTGCTGCACGGCCTTCGGGCCGCCGCGGCTGCGACAGCGGTCGAATCATGA
- a CDS encoding (2Fe-2S)-binding protein, which yields MTESRPAGRRLPVTVTVNGVARTADAEPRRTLSDFVRHDLGLTGTHVGCEHGVCGACTVLIDGDPVRSCLVLAVSAQGHDVTTVEGLGQPDTVTELGPVQRAFRDCHALQCGFCTPGFLTTITAGIAENPTPTRDEAVDMIAGNLCRCTGYQNIVEAVLTAARYAAGDDTPGGPAGHGAAGVEH from the coding sequence ATGACGGAGAGCAGACCGGCCGGTCGACGTCTGCCGGTGACGGTCACGGTCAACGGTGTGGCGCGCACCGCCGACGCCGAGCCCCGGCGGACGCTGTCCGATTTCGTCCGCCACGACCTGGGTCTGACCGGTACGCACGTCGGCTGTGAGCACGGCGTCTGCGGCGCGTGCACCGTGCTGATCGACGGCGACCCCGTGCGCTCCTGCCTGGTGTTGGCGGTCAGCGCGCAGGGTCACGACGTCACGACCGTCGAGGGTCTCGGCCAGCCGGACACGGTTACGGAGCTGGGCCCGGTGCAGCGGGCGTTCCGGGACTGTCACGCTCTGCAGTGCGGATTCTGCACGCCGGGCTTCCTCACCACGATCACCGCCGGCATCGCCGAGAACCCGACGCCCACCCGCGACGAGGCCGTCGACATGATCGCGGGAAACCTGTGCCGCTGCACCGGATATCAGAACATCGTCGAGGCAGTGCTGACCGCGGCCCGGTACGCCGCGGGGGACGACACGCCCGGTGGCCCGGCCGGACACGGTGCTGCGGGGGTGGAGCACTGA
- a CDS encoding FAD binding domain-containing protein produces MKPPPFTWHGPRSVDEAIAVLGEVGSEGKVLAGGQSLLPVLAMRLAAPAHLVDINAVEGLDTITVDASGVTIGALVRHTGLLRHPAAGNAQPLIPQALSCVAHATIRNRGTTVGSLAHADPSGEMTSVLALLGGSITAQSTRGARTIAAADFFVGPLESTLAPDELVVSAHFPGTVREPGTTSGTAFAEIARRHGDYALCGVAAIARVDAGGALLSLRCGYLSVSEVPLVLELTDAWNDSERAAVELARVGVDPSSDIHATAEYRRSLAGVLTARVARTAIAKARSVPELRAG; encoded by the coding sequence ATGAAGCCGCCCCCGTTCACCTGGCACGGGCCCCGGTCCGTCGACGAGGCGATCGCGGTGCTCGGCGAGGTCGGCAGCGAGGGCAAGGTGCTGGCCGGCGGGCAGTCGCTGCTGCCGGTGCTCGCCATGCGACTGGCCGCCCCGGCCCACCTGGTCGACATCAACGCCGTCGAGGGGCTCGACACGATCACCGTCGACGCCTCCGGCGTCACCATCGGCGCGCTGGTCCGGCACACCGGGCTGCTTCGGCATCCTGCGGCAGGCAATGCGCAACCGCTGATTCCGCAAGCCCTCAGCTGCGTCGCCCACGCCACCATTCGGAACCGCGGGACCACCGTCGGTTCGCTGGCCCATGCCGACCCTTCGGGTGAGATGACGAGCGTGCTGGCGCTCCTCGGCGGGAGCATCACGGCTCAGTCGACCCGGGGGGCACGCACCATCGCCGCCGCGGACTTCTTTGTCGGACCGCTCGAGTCGACCCTGGCTCCGGACGAGCTGGTGGTCTCGGCGCACTTCCCCGGCACCGTCAGGGAGCCAGGGACGACGAGCGGCACTGCGTTCGCCGAGATCGCCCGCAGGCACGGCGACTATGCCCTGTGTGGAGTGGCTGCGATCGCCAGGGTGGACGCCGGCGGTGCACTCCTGAGCCTGCGCTGCGGCTACCTGTCGGTGTCGGAGGTGCCGCTGGTGCTGGAGTTGACCGATGCCTGGAACGACTCGGAGCGCGCCGCCGTCGAGCTCGCGCGCGTCGGGGTCGACCCGTCGTCGGACATCCACGCCACTGCCGAGTACCGCCGCTCGCTCGCCGGGGTGCTGACGGCGCGGGTCGCCCGCACCGCCATCGCGAAAGCCCGGAGCGTCCCCGAGCTGCGGGCCGGTTGA